GTGTCGGAATAGAATTCCCCAATTTAGAACGATCTTCTTTATCCGGGAACATATCCTGGATACCATGTTCAAAAGAATATTTTCCGCTCAGGAAATCCGCCCAAGAAGGAAATGTCCTAGGGATCGTAGAATGATGATCCATAAACACTAGAGACTCGGCGGCCAGTTTATCTATATTCGGAGTTTTATCCTTCTCTCCTTTTACAAATCCTAATTGATCCTGGCGTATACTATCCGCTGAAATAATCAGTATATTCGTGCCGGAAGGATTTACTAAGGCCACTTTAGATACTTCATTCTCCCTCCGGGGAGTCGTAAAAAAGGAAAATCCAAAACCTAATAGTGAGATTGCGACAAAGATCAGATCTTTTTTAGAGCGGGAAAATCGAATATCGAAGGAATAAAAAGCGGAAGCGCACAAAACACCCCAGGCAGACCCTGAAAAATGGAAGGAAAAGAATAATATTATAAAAACAGCATATCTAACCAGGTATCCATAAGATCTAGATTTCCAAAAATTATATCCCGTCCGGATTATTTGAGTCGATAAAAATAAAAATAGGACAAATTTAAAGAAAAAGGGAGAAAAATGGTCCGTGATAAAATACAGGAATCCGACGGCCCAAGAATGTCTGTAATAAAAAAACTCTCCGTAAACCTGAGGATATTCGGAAACGGATCCACAAAACAAAAGAAACAGAACGAAAAATAAAATTAAATAAATCTTATATATCTCGATCTTCTTCCCATTCTTCCATTCAGAAAAATCGATACCTAAAAACAGGATCGCGATCCCCACAAAAAAAACATAAGAAGAAGCGAATACTCCGCTCAAGTCTCTTAATAATAAAGGAATAAGCCCGTAAAAAAGAGAAATAAACTCACTGATGTCCACTCCCATAACATGCAAAGATGTATTAGTGAGTAGACAAAGAAGAGTCAGAACGAATACAAAGACCCCGGAATGGACCCAAGGATTTCCGGAGTGAAATTCGGATCGAACGAGGTTTTTAAGCTTAGACCAGAACTCGGACATTTAAAGTATTCCTGCCGAAGGAACGAGGAGTAAAATTTTCCCAATCCAAAGGGACCGGAGACTGAACGATGATCACGGCCACACCCGGTTCGTTTTGAGCAATCTCTTCTACTACCTTTTTCAATTTTTCGGTCTTTTTGTCCCAGAAAGAATATGGAGGATCCATAAAATACACTTTGGTCTTTTCAGGAATATCGAAACCGGAATAAAATCGGAAAGCGTCTTTACGTAAAACTAAATGAGGTTTTCCTAATTTATCCAAAACGCCCTTTAGACTTTCGAATCTATCCCATGCAAGTTCCAAAAACACCGCCCTTGCAAAACCTCTACTCAATGATTCTATCCCCATCTGGCCGGAACCGGCAAATAGATCTATAAATGCGGTATCTTCCAAGTTCAAGCGGCCCTGGAGCTGCAGAGACTCGATGATATCGAATAATGATTTTTTAATGATAGCAGGAGTAAAATTACTCTTACCCTCAGGACTAACTGGAGATGGGATCAATCTACCCTTTAATTCCCCGGTTTGGATCCGAAGACCTTTTGTTTTTTTTCCCGGTTTCATTTTTCCTCTTTTCTCTTTTCCAGACCTATTTCTAAGATCCGGATCCTTTTCCCCAATTTGGAATCAGCAGGAACCGATTTAAGTTTTGCCAAAACTGAACTCGCGGCCTCGTATTCCTGAGAAGAATACAATATACAAGCATATGTGTAAACACCTTCGGAGTACCGAACGGAAGACTCTCCCTTAGCTAGGAAAATTTTTCCCCAACGAGTCCCGGATTCATAGGATTCCAAAACTAATGCACGTTCTAAGAATAAAAAAACAGAATTATAAAAGATGGAGGGTTGTTCCTTGGATCTGGAGTAAATGCTTAGAAGAGTTTTATCTATCTCCTCTAAACTTGATTCGGAAGCAACATACAACAAAAGGATCTTATAATCCAACTCTCCGGATCTAAGTCCGGATCTGGAAACCTTCACTAAAGTATCATAGTTTCCTTTTTTATAATATTCATACACTTGATCGAAATCAACCGAATGAACGGAGCTCGAAAATAAAAAGATTACGGTAATTATTAGCAAAGCGGCCCGAAATGATGCTTTTGAAAAAAAGCCGGACCGCAAAAAGATCAGAGTTCGATTACGTTTGAAGAGCCGCACATGGAGCAGATATGATTTTCTGGGCCGTCAAAAGATCCTTCGGCGTCATCTTCCCAACGATGATCACAATCCTCGCATACAAAAGTTACGGCGTCCTCGTCGAGATAATCCTCGTCGCCCTCTGTTTCGTAATCCTCGTCAAAATCATAATTATAAGGCATATTTACACGGAATCCAGGAGGGGTCCGAGAGTCAAGCTAGAGTAGGAATTCCAACCCCAAAAAATAAGTGAAAGGTCCGGGCTTTTTTTAGAATCTGACTTTATACATGCTCTACCAAGCCAACCACAGAAGTTACAGAAAAAAAGCGAATTACAAACCGTTAGTGTTCTTTTTGATCCTGCTAGGTTTGGCAGGGATCGCATTTTTTTTCAGGCAAGATATCAAGAATCTATTCGCTGGAGATAGACGTTTACTTCTCGAAAAAGAAAGAAAACTACTCCAAGAAGGGATCGTTAAAGGGGAGCCGAAAGAAGGAGAGATTAAAGAATTCAAATCTACTGCTAAGGATTTTGTAACTTCTAACCCAAAAGAAGGGATCTCTTACCATTATGCGGCCCTTTCGGGATATTATGAATTCTTACTATTAGGTTTTAGATTCGATTCGGTCACTCTTTCTAAAATTGCATACACAGGCTTCCAAGAATTTTTAGAACAAGATAGCTCTTATCTTCCTCTTGTTGAGGATTCGTATAGACAAGCGTTGAGGGCTCAAGCGATAGATCCCGAATTTTTAGAATCCACCGACAATCGTTATTTGATCGCGTTCGGCGAATCCATCCGACAAAAACTGAGCCGATCCGCGTTGAACAAACTTCTGATCTCCATTGAGCCTGAAAAATTAAGCCCTGAATTAAAATCGGGTTATGCTTGGACCTGTTTGGTAGGAAGCGCACTTTCCGGAAATACGGAGTTCTTGAAGAAGATACTTTCCAGGCAGGATGTTTCAGGTTCCCTTTTACTTTCTGCAAGAGAATCCGATTTTCTAATCGCATTGTCCGAATTCAGAGCGGGACAATATGTTTCTTCCTTAAATTATTTAAGAAGGGTCAAAAATACAAACGAAGACTTTCTAACCGGAAGTTCTAAAATTTTAGAAGCAAGGATCTTTTATTACCAAAATCTTTCGCCAAAAGCGATCGTATTATTAGAAGAATACTATCCGAATTCGGGGGACAGAAAGGAAGAAGTTTTGGATCTCGCAAGAGAGATACTTTCCAAAAATCAAACCTTGAAAACGAAACTTCCGGTAGAGGATTAAAAAAATGAAATATTCTATCTCCCTATTTCTTTTAGCCTTTTTAGGCTGCGGAGTAAAACCGGTCCCTCCCCCTGCGGGTAAATTCTGCGAGCCGATGCTCAAAAACACACAATGCGTGTATCTGGACTTCAGAAATGCAAAGGCGATCTTGGAAGATAAAGAATATCCGATGAAATCCACAAGCACCTTGAATTTTTCCTACAAAGTAGATGATGTCTATTACGAAGTGGAAGTCCTGAATGAGAATCGAGTCAAGATCACAGGTACCAACGGATTCCAAAAAACATTATTAAAATTGAAAGATAAAGACGAGAGGAAAAAAGAATACGCCAAACTTTGGAAGGCGATCAAGGATCTTTTTTAAATTTATACTCACTTCGCTCGTGAAGCTCACATCGTGATGAGCTATAGTCGCTTCGCTCCTGAAGCCCGCGTAGTGGCTATAGTCGCTTCGCTCCTGAAGTCAAATATCTAATACTTAGAAATTTGACTATAAAGAGATTACCTTTAGGTTTCCCTTTTTACCGTATTTTATAATTTCCTTATCTTTGGTGACTAACTCCGCGTTTAAGACTCTTGCAGTGGCTACAATGATCCGATCCGCCGGATCCCCGTGAAATGAGTCTGGCAAATTCACACTTTCTACAATTACTTCAGGACTTAAATTATAAGGTTGGATGCCGGGAGCATTATACGCATCTTGCAACCATCGATTTAATGTTCCTGAGATCTGTATCCTTTTTTTGGCTACAAGCATCCCAACTTCCCATCCGGATATTTCGGAGATAAAGATCCCTCTATGAGGAATATGCCTGTATAATTTCCTCAGAATGGGTTCTTTTTCCATTCTAGGATCTCCTTCCATTAGCCAGATCCAGGCATGAGTATCTAGAACGATCATTTATTTGGAGTCCGCATCCCAACGTAAGCCTAGGCTCGGAACAATATCTTCGTTCTCTTGGATACGTCCTTTTAGATAACCGAATAAGCGAGCCGCAGTACTATCTTTGATAGTTACGAGTTTGGCCACAGGTTTCCCGTGTTTGGTGATGATCACTTCTTCCTGGGTTTCTTGGACTCTGTCCATTAGGCTCAGGCATTTGGATTTGAATTCGGCGGCAGATAATTGCATACACCTCAAATTATAATATGACCAGTCATCAATGTCCAGTTTTTTTATCTTGAATCCTCGTTCCGAGAAAATTTTCGAGAAACGATCTTAGAAAAGCAATTTGATCGCGACTACTCGAACGAGTGATGTAGGTATCCTCTTATGAAATAATTCGAGAAGAATCGACCGGATCATAAAAAATGCTCGCTGGAACTGGTTTTCTCCACCTTATTGATCTACGCATATGAGTGATCCAGGCAGTA
The window above is part of the Leptospira licerasiae serovar Varillal str. VAR 010 genome. Proteins encoded here:
- a CDS encoding RsmD family RNA methyltransferase, with translation MKPGKKTKGLRIQTGELKGRLIPSPVSPEGKSNFTPAIIKKSLFDIIESLQLQGRLNLEDTAFIDLFAGSGQMGIESLSRGFARAVFLELAWDRFESLKGVLDKLGKPHLVLRKDAFRFYSGFDIPEKTKVYFMDPPYSFWDKKTEKLKKVVEEIAQNEPGVAVIIVQSPVPLDWENFTPRSFGRNTLNVRVLV
- a CDS encoding LIC12806 family lipoprotein codes for the protein MKYSISLFLLAFLGCGVKPVPPPAGKFCEPMLKNTQCVYLDFRNAKAILEDKEYPMKSTSTLNFSYKVDDVYYEVEVLNENRVKITGTNGFQKTLLKLKDKDERKKEYAKLWKAIKDLF
- a CDS encoding type II toxin-antitoxin system VapC family toxin, with the translated sequence MIVLDTHAWIWLMEGDPRMEKEPILRKLYRHIPHRGIFISEISGWEVGMLVAKKRIQISGTLNRWLQDAYNAPGIQPYNLSPEVIVESVNLPDSFHGDPADRIIVATARVLNAELVTKDKEIIKYGKKGNLKVISL
- a CDS encoding type II toxin-antitoxin system Phd/YefM family antitoxin, with the protein product MQLSAAEFKSKCLSLMDRVQETQEEVIITKHGKPVAKLVTIKDSTAARLFGYLKGRIQENEDIVPSLGLRWDADSK